A genomic region of Dreissena polymorpha isolate Duluth1 chromosome 4, UMN_Dpol_1.0, whole genome shotgun sequence contains the following coding sequences:
- the LOC127877068 gene encoding heat shock 70 kDa protein 12A-like isoform X1: MGGKSSKAEDKRNKKPVPTITASRTKKTLTENVPTQASNDDGAFGVRRFRRKSISDLEPDLVDRSDNTTIMSKAAPIQAYKPIRHKHIKNDDGAVGGRSLGSKSKSDLDDGAVGGRILRTKSDVDIDPESRLSFDDDIFHSTRKDSLGGLYFHDDVWPITKHKQAQGMDKLNADTTVITIKSKREKALVCVSIDFGTTYSGYAYSFKSSPNDIIGRGGGQQIKTPTIVLLDPQKNMVAFGDKATNKYLQLVKNKQHTSWYMFERFKMALFVRDGPLDKDIIIEDIMGKKMRAIDIFSLAINFIKTEVLNTLTDKEHMKDIDINSENDLQWVLTVPAIWNDLSKKFMRDAATKAGIPDEMLTLALEPEAASLYCKEQLGISKLPSGHRYMVADLGGGTADITVHEVNHDGTLSEIHQPTGGDFGGTNVDNKFINTLVQIFGADLFQKFKQNCTDEYIDFMQSFETKKRHFNSTSRMTIRFPVKLREMYEMDIGEKVETTLAQTPFARNLEFKNDKLIISVDLAKSFFDEAIDKIDKSISDLLKKVKPLNHILLVGGFSESPYLQSVLRNTFGNMVIIPEEPSSAVLRGAVMYGHKPLAIAARVCKYTYGIARMMKFKQHHPPNKKIEIDGMAYCDDIFDKHIEIGTKMSVANAEHVTAHEYFPTMSEMRQAVLEVYASPKRNPKYVDEDGCQLVGLIKVDIDPQGDIYAKILVKLMFGGTELRIQVTDVKQNIVTNANFDFLG; encoded by the exons ATGGGTGGGAAGTCCAGCAAGGCTGAAGataaaagaaacaaaa AGCCAGTTCCCACGATAACTGCATCTAGAACTAAGAAAACGTTGACTGAAAATGTGCCAACACAAGCTTCAAACG ATGACGGAGCATTTGGAGTCAGACGTTTTAGGCGCAAGTCAATAAGTGATTTAG AGCCTGACCTGGTGGATAGATCAGATAACACAACGATTATGAGTAAAGCTGCGCCAATACAAGCATACAAACCAATACGacacaaacacataaaaaatg ATGACGGAGCAGTTGGAGGCAGAAGTTTGGGAAGCAAGTCAAAAAGTGACCTAG ATGACGGAGCAGTGGGAGGAAGAATATTAAGAACAAAGTCAGACGTTGATATAG ACCCTGAAAGCAGATTGTCGTTTGACGATGATATCTTTCACAGCACCCGCAaag ACAGTTTGGGTGGACTATATTTTCATGACGACGTTTGGCCTATTACCAAGCATAAGCAAG CGCAAGGAATGGACAAACTGAATGCTGATACAACG GTGATAACAATAAAGAGCAAACGGGAGAAGGCGCTTGTATGTGTGTCAATAGATTTCGGAACTACTTACAGTGGATATGCATACTCCTTCAAATCTAGCCCCAATGACATTATTGGAAGAGGCGGTGGACAACAAATTAAG ACACCGACAATAGTTCTCCTTGACCCTCAAAAGAATATGGTTGCCTTCGGAGATAAAGCCACAAATAAGTATCTGCAGCTggtgaaaaataaacaacacacaagCTGGTATATGTTTGAACGATTTAAAATGGCTCTCTTCGTGAGGGATGGG CCACTAGACAAAGATATCATCATCGAAGATATTATGGGAAAGAAAATGAGAGCTATAGACATTTTCAGTTTAGCTATCAATTTCATCAAAACGGAAGTTTTGAATACTCTTACGGACAAAGAACACATGAAAGACATTGACATAAATAGTGAGAACGATTTACAGTGGGTGCTTACTGTTCCGGCAATCTGGAATGATCTTTCAAAGAAATTCATGAGAGATGCTGCAACAAAG GCAGGTATTCCGGACGAAATGCTGACCCTTGCACTGGAACCCGAGGCTGCATCGTTGTACTGTAAAGAACAACTCGGAATAAGCAAACTGCCCTCCGGCCATCGATACATGGTCGCAGATCTCGGAG GTGGCACCGCAGATATTACCGTTCATGAGGTAAATCATGATGGCACATTGTCAGAGATACACCAACCAACCGGAGGAGACTTCGGTGGGACTAATGTGGACAATAAATTCATAAACACGCTAGTTCAAATATTTGGCGCAGACCTCTTTCagaaatttaagcaaaattgcACGGATGAGTATATTGATTTCATGCAGAGTTTTGAAACAAAGAAACGACACTTCAACAGTACTTCGCGCATGACAATACGATTCCCGGTAAAACTAAGAGAGATGTATGAAATGGACATAGGTGAAAAAGTTGAAACCACTTTAGCGCAAACGCCCTTTGCGAGGAATCTAGAATTCAAAAATGACAAACTAATAATTTCTGTTGATTTGGCAAAATCTTTCTTTGATGAAGCGATTGATAAAATCGATAAATCAATTTCAGATTTGTTGAAAAAAGTGAAACCGCTCAATCATATTTTACTAGTCGGTGGATTTTCTGAGTCGCCATATCTACAGTCTGTTCTCAGGAACACCTTTGGTAATATGGTCATTATTCCAGAAGAACCGTCGTCGGCGGTGTTGCGTGGGGCAGTAATGTACGGCCACAAACCACTGGCCATTGCTGCTAGGGTGTGCAAATATACGTATGGGATCGCCCGAATGATGAAATTTAAACAACACCATCCGCCTAACAAAAAGATCGAAATTGATGGTATGGCTTATTGCGATGACATCTTTGATAAACATATTGAAATCGGAACTAAAATGAGCGTGGCTAATGCAGAACATGTTACGGCTCATGAATATTTCCCGACCATGTCTGAAATGAGACAAGCTGTTCTGGAGGTTTATGCGAGTCCTAAAAGGAATCCAAAATATGTGGATGAGGATGGTTGCCAACTTGTAGGGCTAATAAAGGTGGACATCGATCCACAGGGGGATATATACGCGAAAATTCTTGTGAAGTTGATGTTTGGTGGTACTGAGCTTAGGATTCAGGTCACTGatgttaaacaaaacattgtCACAAACGCAAATTTTGATTTTCTAGGATAG
- the LOC127877068 gene encoding heat shock 70 kDa protein 12A-like isoform X4, with translation MGGKSSKAEDKRNKKPVPTITASRTKKTLTENVPTQASNDDGAFGVRRFRRKSISDLEPDLVDRSDNTTIMSKAAPIQAYKPIRHKHIKNDDGAVGGRSLGSKSKSDLDDGAVGGRILRTKSDVDIDPESRLSFDDDIFHSTRKDSLGGLYFHDDVWPITKHKQAQGMDKLNADTTVITIKSKREKALVCVSIDFGTTYSGYAYSFKSSPNDIIGRGGGQQIKTPTIVLLDPQKNMVAFGDKATNKYLQLVKNKQHTSWYMFERFKMALFVRDGWVLTVPAIWNDLSKKFMRDAATKAGIPDEMLTLALEPEAASLYCKEQLGISKLPSGHRYMVADLGGGTADITVHEVNHDGTLSEIHQPTGGDFGGTNVDNKFINTLVQIFGADLFQKFKQNCTDEYIDFMQSFETKKRHFNSTSRMTIRFPVKLREMYEMDIGEKVETTLAQTPFARNLEFKNDKLIISVDLAKSFFDEAIDKIDKSISDLLKKVKPLNHILLVGGFSESPYLQSVLRNTFGNMVIIPEEPSSAVLRGAVMYGHKPLAIAARVCKYTYGIARMMKFKQHHPPNKKIEIDGMAYCDDIFDKHIEIGTKMSVANAEHVTAHEYFPTMSEMRQAVLEVYASPKRNPKYVDEDGCQLVGLIKVDIDPQGDIYAKILVKLMFGGTELRIQVTDVKQNIVTNANFDFLG, from the exons ATGGGTGGGAAGTCCAGCAAGGCTGAAGataaaagaaacaaaa AGCCAGTTCCCACGATAACTGCATCTAGAACTAAGAAAACGTTGACTGAAAATGTGCCAACACAAGCTTCAAACG ATGACGGAGCATTTGGAGTCAGACGTTTTAGGCGCAAGTCAATAAGTGATTTAG AGCCTGACCTGGTGGATAGATCAGATAACACAACGATTATGAGTAAAGCTGCGCCAATACAAGCATACAAACCAATACGacacaaacacataaaaaatg ATGACGGAGCAGTTGGAGGCAGAAGTTTGGGAAGCAAGTCAAAAAGTGACCTAG ATGACGGAGCAGTGGGAGGAAGAATATTAAGAACAAAGTCAGACGTTGATATAG ACCCTGAAAGCAGATTGTCGTTTGACGATGATATCTTTCACAGCACCCGCAaag ACAGTTTGGGTGGACTATATTTTCATGACGACGTTTGGCCTATTACCAAGCATAAGCAAG CGCAAGGAATGGACAAACTGAATGCTGATACAACG GTGATAACAATAAAGAGCAAACGGGAGAAGGCGCTTGTATGTGTGTCAATAGATTTCGGAACTACTTACAGTGGATATGCATACTCCTTCAAATCTAGCCCCAATGACATTATTGGAAGAGGCGGTGGACAACAAATTAAG ACACCGACAATAGTTCTCCTTGACCCTCAAAAGAATATGGTTGCCTTCGGAGATAAAGCCACAAATAAGTATCTGCAGCTggtgaaaaataaacaacacacaagCTGGTATATGTTTGAACGATTTAAAATGGCTCTCTTCGTGAGGGATGGG TGGGTGCTTACTGTTCCGGCAATCTGGAATGATCTTTCAAAGAAATTCATGAGAGATGCTGCAACAAAG GCAGGTATTCCGGACGAAATGCTGACCCTTGCACTGGAACCCGAGGCTGCATCGTTGTACTGTAAAGAACAACTCGGAATAAGCAAACTGCCCTCCGGCCATCGATACATGGTCGCAGATCTCGGAG GTGGCACCGCAGATATTACCGTTCATGAGGTAAATCATGATGGCACATTGTCAGAGATACACCAACCAACCGGAGGAGACTTCGGTGGGACTAATGTGGACAATAAATTCATAAACACGCTAGTTCAAATATTTGGCGCAGACCTCTTTCagaaatttaagcaaaattgcACGGATGAGTATATTGATTTCATGCAGAGTTTTGAAACAAAGAAACGACACTTCAACAGTACTTCGCGCATGACAATACGATTCCCGGTAAAACTAAGAGAGATGTATGAAATGGACATAGGTGAAAAAGTTGAAACCACTTTAGCGCAAACGCCCTTTGCGAGGAATCTAGAATTCAAAAATGACAAACTAATAATTTCTGTTGATTTGGCAAAATCTTTCTTTGATGAAGCGATTGATAAAATCGATAAATCAATTTCAGATTTGTTGAAAAAAGTGAAACCGCTCAATCATATTTTACTAGTCGGTGGATTTTCTGAGTCGCCATATCTACAGTCTGTTCTCAGGAACACCTTTGGTAATATGGTCATTATTCCAGAAGAACCGTCGTCGGCGGTGTTGCGTGGGGCAGTAATGTACGGCCACAAACCACTGGCCATTGCTGCTAGGGTGTGCAAATATACGTATGGGATCGCCCGAATGATGAAATTTAAACAACACCATCCGCCTAACAAAAAGATCGAAATTGATGGTATGGCTTATTGCGATGACATCTTTGATAAACATATTGAAATCGGAACTAAAATGAGCGTGGCTAATGCAGAACATGTTACGGCTCATGAATATTTCCCGACCATGTCTGAAATGAGACAAGCTGTTCTGGAGGTTTATGCGAGTCCTAAAAGGAATCCAAAATATGTGGATGAGGATGGTTGCCAACTTGTAGGGCTAATAAAGGTGGACATCGATCCACAGGGGGATATATACGCGAAAATTCTTGTGAAGTTGATGTTTGGTGGTACTGAGCTTAGGATTCAGGTCACTGatgttaaacaaaacattgtCACAAACGCAAATTTTGATTTTCTAGGATAG
- the LOC127877068 gene encoding heat shock 70 kDa protein 12A-like isoform X2, with the protein MGGKSSKAEDKRNKKPVPTITASRTKKTLTENVPTQASNDDGAFGVRRFRRKSISDLEPDLVDRSDNTTIMSKAAPIQAYKPIRHKHIKNDDGAVGGRSLGSKSKSDLDPESRLSFDDDIFHSTRKDSLGGLYFHDDVWPITKHKQAQGMDKLNADTTVITIKSKREKALVCVSIDFGTTYSGYAYSFKSSPNDIIGRGGGQQIKTPTIVLLDPQKNMVAFGDKATNKYLQLVKNKQHTSWYMFERFKMALFVRDGPLDKDIIIEDIMGKKMRAIDIFSLAINFIKTEVLNTLTDKEHMKDIDINSENDLQWVLTVPAIWNDLSKKFMRDAATKAGIPDEMLTLALEPEAASLYCKEQLGISKLPSGHRYMVADLGGGTADITVHEVNHDGTLSEIHQPTGGDFGGTNVDNKFINTLVQIFGADLFQKFKQNCTDEYIDFMQSFETKKRHFNSTSRMTIRFPVKLREMYEMDIGEKVETTLAQTPFARNLEFKNDKLIISVDLAKSFFDEAIDKIDKSISDLLKKVKPLNHILLVGGFSESPYLQSVLRNTFGNMVIIPEEPSSAVLRGAVMYGHKPLAIAARVCKYTYGIARMMKFKQHHPPNKKIEIDGMAYCDDIFDKHIEIGTKMSVANAEHVTAHEYFPTMSEMRQAVLEVYASPKRNPKYVDEDGCQLVGLIKVDIDPQGDIYAKILVKLMFGGTELRIQVTDVKQNIVTNANFDFLG; encoded by the exons ATGGGTGGGAAGTCCAGCAAGGCTGAAGataaaagaaacaaaa AGCCAGTTCCCACGATAACTGCATCTAGAACTAAGAAAACGTTGACTGAAAATGTGCCAACACAAGCTTCAAACG ATGACGGAGCATTTGGAGTCAGACGTTTTAGGCGCAAGTCAATAAGTGATTTAG AGCCTGACCTGGTGGATAGATCAGATAACACAACGATTATGAGTAAAGCTGCGCCAATACAAGCATACAAACCAATACGacacaaacacataaaaaatg ATGACGGAGCAGTTGGAGGCAGAAGTTTGGGAAGCAAGTCAAAAAGTGACCTAG ACCCTGAAAGCAGATTGTCGTTTGACGATGATATCTTTCACAGCACCCGCAaag ACAGTTTGGGTGGACTATATTTTCATGACGACGTTTGGCCTATTACCAAGCATAAGCAAG CGCAAGGAATGGACAAACTGAATGCTGATACAACG GTGATAACAATAAAGAGCAAACGGGAGAAGGCGCTTGTATGTGTGTCAATAGATTTCGGAACTACTTACAGTGGATATGCATACTCCTTCAAATCTAGCCCCAATGACATTATTGGAAGAGGCGGTGGACAACAAATTAAG ACACCGACAATAGTTCTCCTTGACCCTCAAAAGAATATGGTTGCCTTCGGAGATAAAGCCACAAATAAGTATCTGCAGCTggtgaaaaataaacaacacacaagCTGGTATATGTTTGAACGATTTAAAATGGCTCTCTTCGTGAGGGATGGG CCACTAGACAAAGATATCATCATCGAAGATATTATGGGAAAGAAAATGAGAGCTATAGACATTTTCAGTTTAGCTATCAATTTCATCAAAACGGAAGTTTTGAATACTCTTACGGACAAAGAACACATGAAAGACATTGACATAAATAGTGAGAACGATTTACAGTGGGTGCTTACTGTTCCGGCAATCTGGAATGATCTTTCAAAGAAATTCATGAGAGATGCTGCAACAAAG GCAGGTATTCCGGACGAAATGCTGACCCTTGCACTGGAACCCGAGGCTGCATCGTTGTACTGTAAAGAACAACTCGGAATAAGCAAACTGCCCTCCGGCCATCGATACATGGTCGCAGATCTCGGAG GTGGCACCGCAGATATTACCGTTCATGAGGTAAATCATGATGGCACATTGTCAGAGATACACCAACCAACCGGAGGAGACTTCGGTGGGACTAATGTGGACAATAAATTCATAAACACGCTAGTTCAAATATTTGGCGCAGACCTCTTTCagaaatttaagcaaaattgcACGGATGAGTATATTGATTTCATGCAGAGTTTTGAAACAAAGAAACGACACTTCAACAGTACTTCGCGCATGACAATACGATTCCCGGTAAAACTAAGAGAGATGTATGAAATGGACATAGGTGAAAAAGTTGAAACCACTTTAGCGCAAACGCCCTTTGCGAGGAATCTAGAATTCAAAAATGACAAACTAATAATTTCTGTTGATTTGGCAAAATCTTTCTTTGATGAAGCGATTGATAAAATCGATAAATCAATTTCAGATTTGTTGAAAAAAGTGAAACCGCTCAATCATATTTTACTAGTCGGTGGATTTTCTGAGTCGCCATATCTACAGTCTGTTCTCAGGAACACCTTTGGTAATATGGTCATTATTCCAGAAGAACCGTCGTCGGCGGTGTTGCGTGGGGCAGTAATGTACGGCCACAAACCACTGGCCATTGCTGCTAGGGTGTGCAAATATACGTATGGGATCGCCCGAATGATGAAATTTAAACAACACCATCCGCCTAACAAAAAGATCGAAATTGATGGTATGGCTTATTGCGATGACATCTTTGATAAACATATTGAAATCGGAACTAAAATGAGCGTGGCTAATGCAGAACATGTTACGGCTCATGAATATTTCCCGACCATGTCTGAAATGAGACAAGCTGTTCTGGAGGTTTATGCGAGTCCTAAAAGGAATCCAAAATATGTGGATGAGGATGGTTGCCAACTTGTAGGGCTAATAAAGGTGGACATCGATCCACAGGGGGATATATACGCGAAAATTCTTGTGAAGTTGATGTTTGGTGGTACTGAGCTTAGGATTCAGGTCACTGatgttaaacaaaacattgtCACAAACGCAAATTTTGATTTTCTAGGATAG
- the LOC127877068 gene encoding heat shock 70 kDa protein 12A-like isoform X3, translating into MGGKSSKAEDKRNKKPVPTITASRTKKTLTENVPTQASNDDGAFGVRRFRRKSISDLEPDLVDRSDNTTIMSKAAPIQAYKPIRHKHIKNDDGAVGGRSLGSKSKSDLDDGAVGGRILRTKSDVDIDPESRLSFDDDIFHSTRKAQGMDKLNADTTVITIKSKREKALVCVSIDFGTTYSGYAYSFKSSPNDIIGRGGGQQIKTPTIVLLDPQKNMVAFGDKATNKYLQLVKNKQHTSWYMFERFKMALFVRDGPLDKDIIIEDIMGKKMRAIDIFSLAINFIKTEVLNTLTDKEHMKDIDINSENDLQWVLTVPAIWNDLSKKFMRDAATKAGIPDEMLTLALEPEAASLYCKEQLGISKLPSGHRYMVADLGGGTADITVHEVNHDGTLSEIHQPTGGDFGGTNVDNKFINTLVQIFGADLFQKFKQNCTDEYIDFMQSFETKKRHFNSTSRMTIRFPVKLREMYEMDIGEKVETTLAQTPFARNLEFKNDKLIISVDLAKSFFDEAIDKIDKSISDLLKKVKPLNHILLVGGFSESPYLQSVLRNTFGNMVIIPEEPSSAVLRGAVMYGHKPLAIAARVCKYTYGIARMMKFKQHHPPNKKIEIDGMAYCDDIFDKHIEIGTKMSVANAEHVTAHEYFPTMSEMRQAVLEVYASPKRNPKYVDEDGCQLVGLIKVDIDPQGDIYAKILVKLMFGGTELRIQVTDVKQNIVTNANFDFLG; encoded by the exons ATGGGTGGGAAGTCCAGCAAGGCTGAAGataaaagaaacaaaa AGCCAGTTCCCACGATAACTGCATCTAGAACTAAGAAAACGTTGACTGAAAATGTGCCAACACAAGCTTCAAACG ATGACGGAGCATTTGGAGTCAGACGTTTTAGGCGCAAGTCAATAAGTGATTTAG AGCCTGACCTGGTGGATAGATCAGATAACACAACGATTATGAGTAAAGCTGCGCCAATACAAGCATACAAACCAATACGacacaaacacataaaaaatg ATGACGGAGCAGTTGGAGGCAGAAGTTTGGGAAGCAAGTCAAAAAGTGACCTAG ATGACGGAGCAGTGGGAGGAAGAATATTAAGAACAAAGTCAGACGTTGATATAG ACCCTGAAAGCAGATTGTCGTTTGACGATGATATCTTTCACAGCACCCGCAaag CGCAAGGAATGGACAAACTGAATGCTGATACAACG GTGATAACAATAAAGAGCAAACGGGAGAAGGCGCTTGTATGTGTGTCAATAGATTTCGGAACTACTTACAGTGGATATGCATACTCCTTCAAATCTAGCCCCAATGACATTATTGGAAGAGGCGGTGGACAACAAATTAAG ACACCGACAATAGTTCTCCTTGACCCTCAAAAGAATATGGTTGCCTTCGGAGATAAAGCCACAAATAAGTATCTGCAGCTggtgaaaaataaacaacacacaagCTGGTATATGTTTGAACGATTTAAAATGGCTCTCTTCGTGAGGGATGGG CCACTAGACAAAGATATCATCATCGAAGATATTATGGGAAAGAAAATGAGAGCTATAGACATTTTCAGTTTAGCTATCAATTTCATCAAAACGGAAGTTTTGAATACTCTTACGGACAAAGAACACATGAAAGACATTGACATAAATAGTGAGAACGATTTACAGTGGGTGCTTACTGTTCCGGCAATCTGGAATGATCTTTCAAAGAAATTCATGAGAGATGCTGCAACAAAG GCAGGTATTCCGGACGAAATGCTGACCCTTGCACTGGAACCCGAGGCTGCATCGTTGTACTGTAAAGAACAACTCGGAATAAGCAAACTGCCCTCCGGCCATCGATACATGGTCGCAGATCTCGGAG GTGGCACCGCAGATATTACCGTTCATGAGGTAAATCATGATGGCACATTGTCAGAGATACACCAACCAACCGGAGGAGACTTCGGTGGGACTAATGTGGACAATAAATTCATAAACACGCTAGTTCAAATATTTGGCGCAGACCTCTTTCagaaatttaagcaaaattgcACGGATGAGTATATTGATTTCATGCAGAGTTTTGAAACAAAGAAACGACACTTCAACAGTACTTCGCGCATGACAATACGATTCCCGGTAAAACTAAGAGAGATGTATGAAATGGACATAGGTGAAAAAGTTGAAACCACTTTAGCGCAAACGCCCTTTGCGAGGAATCTAGAATTCAAAAATGACAAACTAATAATTTCTGTTGATTTGGCAAAATCTTTCTTTGATGAAGCGATTGATAAAATCGATAAATCAATTTCAGATTTGTTGAAAAAAGTGAAACCGCTCAATCATATTTTACTAGTCGGTGGATTTTCTGAGTCGCCATATCTACAGTCTGTTCTCAGGAACACCTTTGGTAATATGGTCATTATTCCAGAAGAACCGTCGTCGGCGGTGTTGCGTGGGGCAGTAATGTACGGCCACAAACCACTGGCCATTGCTGCTAGGGTGTGCAAATATACGTATGGGATCGCCCGAATGATGAAATTTAAACAACACCATCCGCCTAACAAAAAGATCGAAATTGATGGTATGGCTTATTGCGATGACATCTTTGATAAACATATTGAAATCGGAACTAAAATGAGCGTGGCTAATGCAGAACATGTTACGGCTCATGAATATTTCCCGACCATGTCTGAAATGAGACAAGCTGTTCTGGAGGTTTATGCGAGTCCTAAAAGGAATCCAAAATATGTGGATGAGGATGGTTGCCAACTTGTAGGGCTAATAAAGGTGGACATCGATCCACAGGGGGATATATACGCGAAAATTCTTGTGAAGTTGATGTTTGGTGGTACTGAGCTTAGGATTCAGGTCACTGatgttaaacaaaacattgtCACAAACGCAAATTTTGATTTTCTAGGATAG